Proteins from a genomic interval of Granulicella sp. L56:
- a CDS encoding sigma-54 dependent transcriptional regulator: MNHVLIVDDEAEIRESLQSILREEGYLVTTSATAGEALELLRDAAYDVVLLDIWLPDRDGLETLAEIRTLDRANVPEVVIISGHGTIEAAVRATKLGAYDFLEKPLSLDRTLIVLKNAMKARQMREDNEEFSRQLAVKGTVTGQSVPMKALRQQIKLMAPTNGRVLIFGESGTGKELIGRAMHAESLRKERPFVELNCAAIPEDYIESELFGYRHGAVPAGTSGPQEKKGTFERADGGTLFLDEVGDMSLKTQAKVLRALDEQRFLPVGASHPIHVDVRVIAATNKDLEEEIARGNFREDLFYRLNVIPFFVPPLRDRKEDIPLLVKEFLQEFGQQYGRPHVEMTEDALTALRQYHWPGNVRELRNLVERVLILNPKTQRIERKHLPMLVYRGPGKLTESGRLNRGEEFSSLLEAREAYERDYILKKLDENHGNVSRTAESLGLERSHLYRKMKTLGVSVKE, encoded by the coding sequence TTGAACCACGTCCTTATCGTCGATGACGAAGCCGAGATCCGCGAATCGCTTCAGAGCATCCTGCGCGAAGAGGGCTACCTGGTCACCACCAGCGCCACCGCGGGCGAGGCGCTCGAACTGCTACGCGACGCGGCTTACGATGTCGTTCTGCTCGACATCTGGCTGCCTGATCGCGACGGTCTCGAAACCCTCGCCGAGATTCGCACGCTCGATCGCGCCAACGTTCCCGAGGTCGTCATCATCAGCGGCCACGGGACGATTGAGGCGGCTGTGCGCGCCACAAAACTCGGCGCCTACGACTTCCTCGAAAAGCCGCTCTCGCTCGACCGCACCCTCATCGTCCTGAAGAACGCGATGAAGGCGCGCCAGATGCGCGAGGACAACGAAGAGTTCTCGCGCCAACTCGCGGTGAAGGGAACTGTCACCGGCCAGAGCGTTCCCATGAAGGCGCTGCGCCAGCAGATCAAGCTGATGGCTCCCACCAACGGCCGCGTTCTCATCTTCGGCGAATCCGGCACCGGCAAAGAGCTCATCGGCCGCGCCATGCACGCCGAAAGCCTACGCAAAGAGCGTCCCTTCGTCGAGCTCAACTGCGCCGCCATCCCCGAGGACTACATCGAAAGCGAGCTCTTCGGCTACCGTCACGGAGCCGTACCCGCCGGAACCAGCGGCCCACAGGAAAAGAAGGGCACCTTCGAGCGCGCCGACGGAGGAACTCTCTTCCTCGACGAAGTAGGCGACATGAGCCTCAAGACGCAGGCCAAGGTGCTCCGCGCTCTCGACGAGCAGCGGTTCCTCCCCGTCGGAGCCTCACATCCTATCCACGTCGATGTCCGCGTCATCGCCGCAACCAACAAAGATCTCGAAGAAGAGATAGCCCGCGGCAACTTCCGCGAAGACCTCTTCTACCGCCTCAACGTCATTCCGTTCTTCGTGCCGCCGCTGCGCGATCGCAAAGAAGACATTCCCTTGCTCGTCAAAGAATTTCTACAGGAGTTCGGCCAGCAATATGGCCGACCTCACGTCGAGATGACCGAAGACGCCCTCACCGCGCTTCGCCAATACCACTGGCCCGGCAACGTGCGCGAACTGCGCAATCTCGTCGAACGCGTCCTCATCCTCAACCCCAAAACGCAACGCATCGAGCGCAAGCATCTGCCCATGCTCGTCTATCGAGGCCCCGGCAAGCTAACAGAATCAGGCCGCCTCAACCGTGGCGAAGAGTTCTCCTCGCTGCTCGAAGCACGCGAGGCCTACGAGCGCGACTACATCCTGAAGAAGCTCGATGAAAACCACGGCAACGTAAGCCGCACCGCAGAATCGCTCGGCCTCGAGCGCAGCCACCTCTACCGCAAGATGAAGACCCTCGGTGTCAGCGTCAAGGAGTGA
- a CDS encoding esterase, translated as MTNYSLARALKATQAFALLITLSATALLAAQVPAFTPATEIQPDHTVTFRYKDDGATTVLLGLEGAAKPTPMTKDGKGIWTLTTKPLAPEIYGYHFEVDGQPRLDLSNVTITPNLVNLSNLLTVPGDAPEPWDDTAVPHGTLHHHVYTTSTVVGLPGNQSDYYVYTPPGYDAKAKTPYPVLYLLHGWSDGAVGWSAVGKANYIFDNLLAQGKIKPMIVVMPFGYGDTSFVYSGFGVWQDPAVVAHNTALFTQTLLTEVLPRVESEYNVSNKREDRAITGLSMGGLESLSIGLSHPDMFAWVGGFSAADHNLDYQTQLASLNPKTADLRLLWIACGTEDSLIKANRRFSAWLKTKDMPVTEIETPGLHTWLVWRDNLTHFAPLLFQPK; from the coding sequence ATGACGAATTATTCTCTGGCACGCGCATTGAAAGCCACTCAAGCCTTTGCTCTCCTGATCACCCTGTCTGCGACCGCCCTCCTTGCCGCTCAGGTTCCCGCCTTTACACCTGCCACTGAGATCCAGCCCGATCACACCGTCACCTTCCGTTACAAGGACGACGGAGCCACCACTGTTCTGCTAGGTCTCGAAGGCGCCGCCAAGCCCACGCCCATGACCAAGGACGGCAAGGGAATCTGGACGCTCACGACCAAGCCTTTGGCACCGGAGATCTACGGCTACCACTTCGAGGTGGACGGCCAGCCTCGCCTCGACCTCTCCAACGTCACCATCACGCCCAACCTGGTGAATCTTTCGAATCTGCTTACCGTTCCCGGCGATGCTCCCGAACCATGGGACGACACTGCGGTCCCTCACGGCACGCTGCACCACCACGTCTACACCACATCTACCGTAGTCGGCCTTCCCGGCAACCAGAGCGATTATTACGTCTACACCCCGCCCGGCTATGATGCGAAGGCCAAGACCCCGTACCCCGTGCTTTATCTCCTCCACGGCTGGTCCGATGGCGCGGTTGGCTGGTCGGCTGTAGGCAAGGCGAACTACATCTTCGACAACCTCCTTGCCCAAGGCAAGATCAAGCCCATGATTGTCGTCATGCCGTTCGGCTACGGCGATACCTCCTTCGTCTATAGCGGCTTCGGTGTCTGGCAGGACCCTGCGGTGGTCGCGCATAACACCGCTCTTTTCACCCAGACGCTGCTCACCGAGGTCCTTCCCCGCGTCGAATCCGAATACAACGTCTCGAACAAGCGTGAGGACCGCGCCATCACCGGCCTCTCCATGGGCGGCCTCGAATCTCTCAGCATCGGCCTCAGCCATCCCGACATGTTTGCATGGGTGGGCGGCTTCAGCGCCGCAGACCACAACCTCGATTACCAGACGCAGCTTGCCTCGCTCAACCCAAAGACAGCGGACCTGCGCCTGCTGTGGATTGCCTGTGGGACGGAAGACTCGCTCATCAAGGCCAATCGCAGATTTAGCGCGTGGCTCAAGACTAAAGACATGCCGGTCACCGAGATCGAGACGCCGGGCCTGCACACCTGGCTGGTCTGGCGCGACAACCTTACCCACTTCGCCCCGCTCCTCTTCCAACCGAAATAG
- the era gene encoding GTPase Era: MPFRSGFVSIIGRPNAGKSTLLNALLGQKLAIVTHKPQTTRTRIHGVLEVPLKKKAKGEPGHPAAQVVLVDTPGVHKPETQLDKRMMQEVHDALESRDAVLFIVDVTHRLAKTASGKTTGRMAMSAAEDDFALSLVKKLECPVILVLNKIDAVKKEELLPLIAHWSSLHDFAEVVLISARKKEGLELLLEKIVGQLKEGQRYFPKHQLTDQPERFLVAELIREKILMLTGEEVPYATAVVIERYEEPASLKKMKDGKLPVTKIAAAIFCERTGQKAILIGKQGEMLKRIGTTARKDIEGLLGTRVFLELFVKVQEEWRSSRGFVEDLDWRRQLEEIAEKQMGEEKA; encoded by the coding sequence ATGCCCTTCCGTTCTGGTTTCGTCTCCATCATTGGCCGGCCTAATGCCGGCAAATCCACTTTACTGAATGCCCTGCTTGGTCAGAAGCTCGCCATTGTGACCCATAAGCCGCAGACGACGCGGACGCGGATTCATGGCGTGCTCGAGGTTCCGCTGAAGAAGAAGGCCAAGGGTGAGCCGGGGCATCCGGCGGCGCAGGTGGTGCTGGTGGATACGCCGGGGGTGCATAAGCCGGAGACGCAGCTCGATAAACGCATGATGCAGGAGGTGCATGATGCGCTGGAGTCGCGCGATGCCGTGCTTTTCATTGTGGACGTGACGCACCGGCTGGCGAAGACTGCTTCGGGGAAGACGACCGGGCGGATGGCGATGAGCGCCGCCGAGGATGACTTTGCGCTGTCGCTGGTGAAGAAGCTGGAGTGCCCGGTGATCCTTGTGCTGAACAAGATCGATGCGGTGAAGAAGGAAGAGCTGCTGCCGCTGATCGCGCACTGGAGCTCTCTGCATGACTTCGCCGAAGTGGTGCTGATTTCAGCAAGGAAGAAGGAAGGGCTGGAGCTGCTGCTGGAGAAGATTGTCGGGCAGTTGAAGGAGGGGCAGCGGTACTTCCCGAAGCACCAGTTGACCGATCAGCCGGAGAGATTTCTAGTTGCAGAGCTGATTCGCGAGAAGATTCTGATGCTGACGGGAGAGGAAGTTCCCTATGCGACCGCCGTGGTGATTGAGCGGTATGAGGAACCGGCCTCGCTGAAGAAGATGAAGGACGGCAAGCTGCCGGTGACGAAGATCGCCGCGGCAATTTTCTGCGAGCGGACGGGGCAGAAGGCCATCCTGATCGGCAAGCAAGGCGAGATGCTCAAGCGGATCGGCACAACGGCGCGCAAGGATATCGAAGGGCTGCTCGGAACGCGGGTATTTCTGGAGCTGTTCGTGAAGGTGCAGGAGGAGTGGCGCAGCTCGCGTGGTTTTGTGGAAGACCTCGACTGGCGGCGGCAGTTGGAAGAGATTGCCGAAAAGCAGATGGGCGAGGAGAAAGCGTAA
- a CDS encoding acyltransferase, protein MAVTIEKPAFKDTTASVLLDLLRGLAALLVLLEHWRNLLFIDYPQLTAHKLMLILPYALSSAGHQAVVIFFVLSGYLISGSVFRMLARGQWSWKAYLTHRIVRLWVVLIPGLLLCTLWDHVGLHSHLAPLLYSGRVANHLTGDVHHTLSVHVFFGNLFFLQSLLVPIFGSDSALWSLANEFWYYLLFPLGLVALRRQFALPQRIISAVLFLGIAWFVRHGILLLFPVWLFGTVLALLPPPRLGNRARIWVAILYSPLAFILAKAHGIPGLFSDYLFGIATFAFLWVMLSATGRTEEKAVFARVSRSLARSSYTLYVVHVPFVILLTALFLGDRRWVPNAPHILKGLGILAITMLYAYLVASVTEFQTDSVRRWIEIKLGLVKKPIRNKQHIRA, encoded by the coding sequence ATGGCCGTGACTATCGAAAAACCCGCATTCAAGGACACCACCGCATCCGTTCTTCTTGATCTGCTTCGTGGTCTCGCCGCGCTGCTTGTGCTGCTCGAACACTGGAGAAACCTGTTATTCATCGATTATCCGCAATTGACCGCACATAAGTTGATGCTCATTCTGCCCTATGCTCTAAGCTCTGCAGGTCACCAGGCGGTCGTCATCTTTTTTGTACTAAGCGGGTATTTGATCAGTGGCAGCGTCTTCCGTATGCTCGCGCGTGGGCAGTGGAGCTGGAAAGCCTATCTAACCCACCGTATCGTGCGCCTGTGGGTCGTATTGATTCCAGGCCTGTTGCTCTGCACCCTCTGGGACCACGTTGGCCTTCATTCCCATCTGGCTCCGTTACTCTACAGCGGACGGGTAGCGAATCACCTTACCGGAGACGTTCACCACACTTTATCTGTCCACGTATTTTTCGGGAATCTCTTCTTCCTTCAGTCCCTGCTTGTTCCAATCTTTGGCTCGGACAGCGCTCTCTGGTCTCTTGCCAATGAGTTCTGGTACTACCTGCTCTTCCCGCTGGGACTTGTGGCTCTGCGTCGGCAGTTTGCGTTGCCACAGCGGATTATCTCCGCAGTCCTCTTCTTAGGGATTGCCTGGTTTGTGCGTCACGGCATTCTGTTGCTTTTTCCGGTATGGCTGTTCGGAACCGTATTGGCACTTCTACCGCCGCCACGCCTGGGCAATCGCGCCCGTATTTGGGTTGCGATTTTGTACTCTCCGCTTGCATTTATCTTGGCCAAAGCACATGGAATCCCCGGCCTTTTTTCGGACTACCTCTTCGGAATCGCTACATTTGCCTTTCTCTGGGTGATGCTGTCGGCAACGGGCCGCACGGAGGAAAAAGCTGTCTTTGCTCGTGTCTCCCGATCGTTGGCACGCTCCTCTTACACGCTTTATGTTGTGCATGTTCCCTTTGTCATTCTTTTGACGGCCTTATTCTTAGGCGACCGTCGTTGGGTCCCGAACGCGCCACATATTTTAAAAGGTCTCGGAATTCTTGCGATCACGATGCTCTATGCGTATCTGGTTGCCTCTGTCACGGAATTCCAGACCGACAGCGTTCGCCGCTGGATCGAGATCAAATTGGGACTGGTAAAAAAACCAATTCGGAACAAACAGCACATAAGAGCCTAA
- a CDS encoding DUF2283 domain-containing protein, whose amino-acid sequence MKLHYYEDTDSLYIDLAASVSADSQEIADGLVIDYDDAGQVVGIDIQHASQRLDLTKIETDHLPIPARKIA is encoded by the coding sequence ATGAAGCTTCATTACTACGAAGACACTGACTCGCTGTACATCGATCTGGCTGCATCAGTAAGTGCTGATTCACAGGAGATCGCCGATGGACTCGTCATCGATTACGATGACGCCGGTCAGGTCGTCGGAATCGATATTCAACATGCGTCGCAGCGATTGGACCTGACGAAGATAGAGACGGATCACCTGCCCATTCCTGCTAGGAAAATCGCGTAG
- a CDS encoding rod shape-determining protein, with translation MSSNSFQMRYSRIHNMRSLFSLFSSDLAIDLGTANTLVYAHGKGIIVNEPSIIAVNKITNEVEAVGKEAKEMLGRTPGNIVAIKPMKDGVIADFRHTEKMLNYFIQKAHNRKMMVHPRIVIGVPSEITQVEKRAVMDSAYRAKASEVHLVEQAMVAAIGAGLPITEPGGNMVVDIGGGTTDIAVISLAGIVYSRSVRMAGNQMDEAVMTYLKRKYNLLIGERTAEQIKISLGSAFPLDKPIEMEVKGRNLIEGVPKTITIEDSEIREALSESISTIINAIRVALERTPPELSADISDRGIVLTGGGALIKNLDKRIREETGLPVSIADDPLCSVVLGTGKMLSDFKLLRKISID, from the coding sequence ATGTCTTCAAACAGCTTTCAGATGCGATATTCGCGCATACACAATATGCGGTCCCTCTTCAGCCTCTTTTCGAGCGACCTGGCCATCGATCTCGGCACGGCAAATACGCTGGTGTACGCGCATGGCAAAGGCATTATCGTCAACGAGCCATCGATCATCGCGGTGAACAAGATCACCAACGAGGTCGAGGCCGTCGGCAAAGAGGCCAAGGAGATGCTGGGCCGCACGCCAGGCAACATCGTCGCCATCAAACCGATGAAGGACGGCGTCATCGCCGACTTCCGGCATACCGAGAAGATGCTGAACTACTTCATCCAGAAGGCGCATAACCGCAAGATGATGGTGCATCCGCGCATCGTCATCGGCGTCCCCAGCGAGATTACGCAGGTGGAAAAGCGCGCCGTCATGGACTCGGCCTACCGCGCCAAGGCCAGCGAAGTTCACTTGGTGGAACAGGCCATGGTCGCCGCCATCGGCGCCGGTCTTCCCATTACGGAACCGGGCGGAAATATGGTCGTCGATATCGGCGGCGGGACTACAGACATTGCGGTCATCTCACTGGCGGGCATCGTCTATTCGCGCTCTGTGCGCATGGCCGGCAACCAGATGGACGAAGCCGTGATGACCTATCTCAAGCGAAAGTACAACCTGCTGATCGGCGAGCGTACTGCCGAGCAGATCAAAATTTCGCTGGGTTCGGCATTCCCTCTGGACAAGCCGATTGAGATGGAGGTCAAAGGCCGTAACCTCATCGAGGGAGTTCCCAAGACCATCACCATCGAAGATTCCGAGATTCGCGAAGCGCTCAGCGAATCCATCTCGACCATCATCAACGCGATTCGCGTGGCCCTGGAACGGACTCCGCCCGAGTTGTCGGCAGATATCTCCGACCGCGGCATCGTCCTCACCGGCGGAGGCGCGCTCATCAAAAACCTCGACAAACGCATCCGCGAGGAGACCGGCCTTCCTGTATCCATCGCCGACGACCCGTTGTGCTCCGTCGTCCTTGGGACAGGAAAGATGCTCTCCGACTTCAAGCTGCTGCGGAAGATTTCCATCGACTAA
- a CDS encoding PAS domain-containing sensor histidine kinase, with the protein MPTNPNRRKLLIIALGACFFVLLVALITLNAFNSPRLPHPVNLEQIFMFTGLSIVAFLLFVVILVLLVRNMLKLYADQRSRVMGSRLRTRMLWGAVLVSFLPIAFMFAFSYLLMNRAVDRWFSQPVTQMRDDSNHMALALAQYTTANARVEADSIASSIPAAAIESRPTTQPARRQVRHPRRGTARPAPHQATATPAKPTSRQDHETIDNILRQHEGTLQNGFAIVYRDGRAVASFQMPQRDGATAEVKPWLPESSADENGSALAAHAPRTIPTDAAILAAAQRSDAPIFSLGQTDYALAATTVQRGNTVVVGLPMPFGMAATMANLRREADAYWVLFRERRQIRNLYMSLLLMMTILALFASSWLALHISKQVTRPVEALGDAMEAIAAGDYAHRVDEGATEELGELVRSFNHMAADLEGSRRAVEHSTVQLSAANAALEGRRSELETMLETIPNGVATLDADRRIVLTNRALSEMMDPGGQRPFLGRVIEEVFPPEVADVIDHLIKRSHRMGSASSEMEIAGIGNDRFGGSLNLLATVALLETPGTHDRMSREHRGYVVVLENATELLRAQKQSAWKEVARRVAHEIKNPLTPISLSAEQIHRHIDRLATTLADHNIESPSPAVIRRCSEVISSSVESMRSLVDQFAALAEFPTARPRPADLNTIVENALALFAGRMQNITIVKKMPSGLPLVMADPEALKRALGNLIDNAAEAMQQSLLRELRICTGQLENGMVELSIADTGTGLTDDMRERLFLPYFSTKQRGTGLGLAIAAKIIQEHQGTIRAEKNFPAGAKFTIELRAAVSADSELELPSTTANGHGGPA; encoded by the coding sequence ATGCCCACCAACCCAAATCGGCGAAAGCTTCTGATCATCGCTCTTGGTGCGTGCTTCTTTGTGCTGCTGGTAGCGCTCATCACGCTCAACGCTTTTAATTCGCCGCGGCTTCCGCACCCTGTCAACCTCGAGCAAATCTTCATGTTCACGGGACTGTCGATCGTAGCGTTCCTGCTCTTCGTCGTCATCCTTGTGCTGCTGGTCCGCAACATGCTCAAGCTCTATGCGGACCAGCGCAGCCGTGTCATGGGATCACGCCTGCGCACGCGGATGCTCTGGGGCGCGGTGCTGGTGAGCTTCCTGCCCATCGCCTTCATGTTCGCCTTCAGCTATCTGCTGATGAACCGTGCCGTCGATCGCTGGTTTTCGCAGCCGGTGACGCAGATGCGCGACGATAGCAACCACATGGCGCTCGCGCTTGCCCAGTACACCACGGCCAACGCCCGCGTTGAGGCGGACTCCATTGCATCGAGCATTCCTGCTGCCGCTATCGAGTCAAGGCCAACCACGCAACCTGCTCGCCGTCAGGTGCGGCATCCACGCCGGGGAACGGCACGTCCCGCTCCGCATCAGGCGACAGCCACCCCAGCGAAGCCAACGTCGCGGCAAGACCATGAGACCATCGACAACATTCTGCGCCAGCATGAGGGCACGCTGCAGAACGGATTCGCCATCGTCTACCGCGATGGCCGCGCCGTGGCCAGCTTCCAAATGCCCCAGCGAGACGGCGCGACCGCCGAGGTAAAGCCGTGGCTGCCGGAGTCGTCCGCGGATGAAAATGGGTCTGCTCTCGCCGCACATGCTCCGCGCACTATCCCCACCGACGCCGCGATTCTCGCTGCGGCCCAGCGCAGTGACGCCCCTATTTTTTCGCTTGGCCAGACCGATTACGCGCTTGCAGCTACGACAGTCCAGCGGGGCAATACCGTCGTCGTCGGTTTGCCCATGCCCTTCGGCATGGCGGCGACGATGGCCAATCTTCGCAGAGAGGCCGATGCCTACTGGGTGCTCTTCCGGGAGCGCCGCCAGATTCGAAATCTCTACATGAGTCTTCTGCTCATGATGACGATCCTCGCCCTCTTCGCCTCCAGTTGGCTGGCGCTTCACATCTCCAAGCAGGTCACGCGGCCCGTAGAAGCACTGGGCGATGCGATGGAGGCCATCGCCGCCGGAGACTATGCCCATCGCGTCGACGAAGGAGCCACCGAAGAACTGGGTGAACTCGTTCGCAGCTTCAACCACATGGCCGCTGATCTTGAAGGCAGCCGCCGCGCCGTCGAGCACTCCACGGTGCAGCTCAGTGCAGCCAACGCCGCGCTCGAGGGCCGCCGCAGCGAGCTTGAGACGATGCTCGAGACCATCCCCAATGGCGTCGCTACGCTCGACGCCGACCGCCGCATCGTCCTCACCAACCGCGCCCTCAGCGAGATGATGGACCCCGGTGGCCAGCGTCCCTTCCTTGGCCGCGTCATCGAAGAGGTCTTCCCACCCGAGGTCGCCGATGTCATCGACCACCTCATCAAGCGCAGCCACCGCATGGGCTCTGCCTCAAGCGAGATGGAGATCGCGGGCATCGGCAACGACAGGTTCGGTGGAAGCCTCAACCTGCTCGCCACCGTCGCTCTGCTCGAAACCCCCGGCACGCACGACCGCATGAGCCGCGAACATCGCGGCTACGTTGTTGTGCTCGAAAATGCGACCGAACTCCTTCGCGCCCAGAAGCAGTCCGCGTGGAAGGAGGTCGCCCGCCGCGTCGCCCATGAGATTAAAAATCCTCTCACTCCCATCAGCCTGAGCGCCGAGCAGATTCACCGCCACATCGACCGACTCGCCACGACGCTCGCTGACCACAACATCGAGTCGCCATCGCCCGCCGTCATCCGTCGCTGCAGCGAGGTCATCAGCTCCTCGGTCGAAAGCATGAGGTCGCTGGTTGATCAGTTCGCGGCGCTGGCAGAATTCCCCACAGCGCGCCCTCGTCCCGCCGACCTCAACACCATCGTCGAAAATGCGCTGGCCCTCTTCGCCGGGCGGATGCAGAACATCACCATCGTAAAAAAGATGCCCTCCGGCCTGCCGCTCGTGATGGCCGATCCCGAAGCGCTCAAGCGCGCCCTCGGCAACCTCATCGACAACGCCGCCGAGGCTATGCAGCAGAGCCTGCTCCGCGAACTCCGCATCTGCACCGGGCAGCTTGAAAACGGCATGGTCGAGCTCTCCATCGCCGACACCGGCACCGGCCTCACCGACGACATGCGCGAGCGCCTCTTCCTCCCTTACTTCTCCACCAAGCAGCGCGGCACCGGCCTCGGCCTCGCCATCGCCGCCAAGATCATTCAGGAGCACCAGGGAACCATTCGCGCCGAAAAGAATTTTCCCGCCGGGGCGAAATTCACCATCGAACTGAGAGCAGCAGTCAGCGCCGACAGCGAATTAGAACTCCCCAGCACCACCGCCAACGGCCACGGAGGCCCTGCTTGA
- the ald gene encoding alanine dehydrogenase: MIIGVPKEVKDHESRVGVTPAGVKALVEAGHKLLVEHDAGALSAMPDDEYQAAGAEIVGSAHDVWRLAEMVVKVKEPVEKEYRHFREDLVLFTYLHLAPLIGLTDALLASRVTGIAYETVRDRSGGLPLLTPMSEVAGRMSVQVGAAYLEKERGGRGVLLGGVPGVPPGNVCIIGGGIVGTNAAKIALGMGAKVTLIDLNLNRLRELDDIFNGRVFTVASNSYNIERAVCKADLVIGGVLIPGAAAPKIVTRAMVEKMKKGAVIVDVAIDQGGCIETAHPTTHSDPSYEVNGVVHYCVTNMPAAVPNTSTLALTNATFPYVLKLARLGARAAIGEDKGIAEGVNTYNGILTYAAVATAQKRDWQPVSTLVN, encoded by the coding sequence ATGATCATTGGCGTCCCCAAAGAGGTAAAGGACCACGAGAGCCGTGTCGGTGTAACGCCCGCAGGCGTCAAAGCCCTGGTCGAGGCCGGCCATAAACTCCTGGTGGAGCATGATGCTGGCGCTCTTTCCGCGATGCCCGACGACGAATATCAGGCTGCCGGAGCCGAGATCGTGGGCTCCGCGCACGACGTCTGGCGGCTCGCCGAGATGGTCGTCAAGGTCAAGGAGCCGGTTGAAAAGGAATATCGGCACTTCCGCGAAGATCTCGTCCTCTTCACCTATCTCCATCTCGCACCGCTCATCGGGCTTACCGACGCCCTGCTCGCCAGCCGGGTCACGGGCATCGCTTATGAGACCGTTCGCGACCGCAGTGGCGGCCTGCCGCTGTTGACGCCCATGAGCGAAGTAGCCGGTCGCATGTCCGTCCAGGTCGGCGCTGCCTATCTCGAAAAAGAGCGTGGCGGACGCGGTGTTCTGCTGGGCGGAGTTCCCGGCGTCCCTCCCGGCAACGTCTGCATCATCGGCGGCGGCATCGTTGGAACCAACGCCGCGAAGATCGCCCTCGGCATGGGGGCAAAGGTCACGCTGATCGATCTGAACCTGAACCGCTTGCGCGAGTTGGATGACATCTTCAATGGCCGCGTCTTCACCGTGGCCTCCAACAGCTACAACATCGAGCGTGCCGTCTGCAAGGCCGACCTGGTCATCGGCGGGGTCCTCATTCCCGGTGCGGCAGCGCCCAAGATCGTCACCCGCGCCATGGTCGAAAAGATGAAGAAGGGCGCGGTCATTGTCGATGTAGCCATCGACCAGGGCGGATGCATCGAGACCGCTCATCCCACCACGCACAGCGATCCGTCCTACGAGGTCAATGGCGTCGTCCATTACTGCGTCACCAACATGCCTGCCGCGGTGCCGAATACCTCTACCCTTGCCCTCACCAACGCGACCTTTCCCTACGTGCTGAAACTGGCCCGCCTGGGGGCCAGGGCCGCCATCGGCGAAGACAAGGGAATTGCGGAGGGGGTCAACACCTATAACGGCATTCTGACCTACGCCGCCGTGGCGACCGCCCAGAAGCGGGATTGGCAGCCCGTCTCGACGTTGGTGAACTAG